In Rhizobium favelukesii, the DNA window ATTGATTATTAAGGTTCGACAGCACGTTCAGGTTTGTCTTCGCAGCCACCCCGTTCTTGTCGTTATATGCTGCAGTCAGTAATGCGGGATCCTTATCGAGATCATGCCCGATCAAGATGTAGTCGCCATCACGCATGCCGGTTCGGCACATGTTCATGAACCGAAGAATTTCATCGTCGGTCATGTTACCGATGTTGCTGCCGAGGAAGAAAAAAAGGCTTGGCTCTATGCGATGAGCATGCATAGGAATGGTTGCCGCATAGTCACCAACAAGCTTCACCGTGTTCAAGGTTGGTAGCGTCTGACTCAGCCGTTGGCTTGCTTCTTCTACAATGAGGCCATTTATGTCAATCATATTGAGCAGCGGGTACCGCATCATGGAGATCGAGGTACGCAAAAACATTTCGGTTTTCTCGCAATTCCCACATCCGAGATCGACGAAAGTCTCAACGCTACATGCTTTCAGTATTTTCTCCGATTGCCTTTCGAGAATCTTTTTCTCGGTGCGATACAGATAGTATTCTGGTTGCTTGCATTGCTCCTCAAACAGACGCGACCCAAGGTCGTCATAGTAGTAACGGCACGGAATTGATTTTTGCGCATTCGACAGACCGTCCATTAGATCCTGACTCATTGATGTGCTTCGCATGATCCAACCTACTCATTTCTGCTTCAATTCCTTATCCCGGAAGCAGATAATTTCTGATACGTTTTGCTAACCAACCGAACGCATGCGGCAGCGCTGTAGTTTGTCTTACTTCTGTTAGCGACATGATGAGCAAAATTGTCTAGTATGCCTACGTATTCGTGATAGAGAGAGGATTTGAACTTTGGGAACCCGTTGAGAAGATCTATTTCGCGCGACGTTCCATCCGCGTTTGACAGCACAATTCGCTTGTCTTCCCCGTTGGGATAAGCCCAATCCAAATAAATATGAACCGGCAGTCCAGTTTGGCTGCGCAATTCAATTGTGGCGGCTATATCAATACCGCAATCATCGAACACGGCGGAGGCTGCGAAGAGATCGATCTCGCCTACGATATGCATCGCTAGATCGAAAGCGTTCGGGCCATTGTCAGCAATGCAGCCACCTCCGCACGCAGCGGGGTCAAGGTACCAACTGTCATTTCCTGCGTGCTGCCGAATATCCTCCTTGTAGTAGATCGAAACGGCTGCGATTCCTCCATTGTCGGTTGTCCGAAGGCTCCCGACATCTTTGACGTGTCGGTTGTATCGACGATGAAAAGCAGTGAAGAGAATTCGCTGCTGTCGCATAGCCAGGGAGATAAGCCGTCTGGATTCAAGCTCGCCCATAACTAGCGGCTTCTCGCAGCAAACGTGCTTGCTCGCAGCGAGGGCGAACTTGCATGCATCGAAATGAAGATTGTTCGGAAGATTCACTATGACGGCGTCAACGCATTCTGCTCGCATCAAGGCTGTGTAGTCCGCGAACTGTTCGACCTCATGCCGCCGACCAAACCCGTCCAGCTTGGCTTCCGAGCTATCGCAGACAGCAGTTAGTCTCAGAGAGTTCGATCTAGTTAATGCAGCGAGGTAGTAGTGAGAAATCACTCCTAGGCCTGCAATGCCAACACGGATCATTGTCCGATCTCCGCTAGAGAAACAGCTCCTAACGTCGACGCATGCCAATTGAGCGCGGCGACCGTCGGAGCCGGAAGGGGAATACCGTGGACGCCTCGTTCGAGTGCAATTTTCGCGTCGGAATGTCCTGGATAGGTGAGTGCCTCATGCCCCTCAAAGACAGGTTCTCCCAATAAGGAGGAGAGAAACCTCTCCATTCGCTCGGCAAATATGGAGCCCTCGAGAAATGCACTCACATCGAGCGCAAACAGGAAGTGTCCAATGCTGTTTTGCTCATCCTCGAACCCCAAGGAGACACTCGCCCCCGAGAGTACACCAGAGAGCACTTCCACCAAAAGCGAGAGTCCAAGCCCCTTGTGGCCACCCGTAGATCGTTGCCATCCACCCAACGGAACCAGGAGTCCAGAACCTTCCAAATATGAGTTGGGATCTGTCACGGGTTGACCGCTCTGATTG includes these proteins:
- a CDS encoding Gfo/Idh/MocA family protein, which translates into the protein MIRVGIAGLGVISHYYLAALTRSNSLRLTAVCDSSEAKLDGFGRRHEVEQFADYTALMRAECVDAVIVNLPNNLHFDACKFALAASKHVCCEKPLVMGELESRRLISLAMRQQRILFTAFHRRYNRHVKDVGSLRTTDNGGIAAVSIYYKEDIRQHAGNDSWYLDPAACGGGCIADNGPNAFDLAMHIVGEIDLFAASAVFDDCGIDIAATIELRSQTGLPVHIYLDWAYPNGEDKRIVLSNADGTSREIDLLNGFPKFKSSLYHEYVGILDNFAHHVANRSKTNYSAAACVRLVSKTYQKLSASGIRN
- a CDS encoding L-histidine N(alpha)-methyltransferase; translation: MSQDLMDGLSNAQKSIPCRYYYDDLGSRLFEEQCKQPEYYLYRTEKKILERQSEKILKACSVETFVDLGCGNCEKTEMFLRTSISMMRYPLLNMIDINGLIVEEASQRLSQTLPTLNTVKLVGDYAATIPMHAHRIEPSLFFFLGSNIGNMTDDEILRFMNMCRTGMRDGDYILIGHDLDKDPALLTAAYNDKNGVAAKTNLNVLSNLNNQYAGNIDISAFRHEAAYYPEGFTMKSHLVALRDTMFTLPKLKLTVSVKAGERILTEIERKFPMGYLEQLLELANFKLVEEFHDDNAWFAVSLFRDVCRNDRTVSGASGLDG